The Paenibacillus sp. FSL H7-0357 nucleotide sequence TCCCCTACTAACTGAAGTCATTGGGTTGGATGATTTGAGCGGCTTAATTCGGCGATTGAAAATGTCATAGATGCGTTCTTGGATCGTTTGGTAATAAGTCATTCCACCTACCAAAAATACTGCATCAATATCTTCCAGTTGCATTGGACCCAATATTGTATTTTCAAGAGCGCTACGAATTGGCGTTTCAATATTTTTGGTTTGATTACCTTCAGCAAACAATAGTTTATTAATTATAGTGTCATAATCCTTTTTGGTTAATTTAAACGTTGTTACAAGCTCTGAAGGAAGTGTACCTGGAAGTGCTGCTGAGAAAGAAATATTATCGAATTGATCTTTGTTCTCGAAATATTCAATTCCTTCTATCCTTAGTTTTGACTCAATGCTGGTACTAAACTTCATTTTTGCCTTTTCAGCAATATCAGTTAGGTTGGATAACAACTGTATTACCACATCTCTTCCGAACTTTTGAGCAATAGCTTTCGCCGAAAGTCCTGATTCCTTAACAACTCTACGTAATAATTCATTCATAATTTCTGTATCAAAGTCCATTCCCCCAAGATCAGTATATTGAGAAATTGAAATTTCCTGTATATCTAGCTTTCCACCTTCTTGTCCAGAAACTTGTAATATAGATACATCACACGTTCCGCCTCCCAAATCAAAGACCATTAAGTTCTTCTTACCTGATGAAAAATCAATTCTCCTGTCAGTCGGATCTAGCTTTTCTTCTTCATTTAAGAAATCGATTAAGGCAGCCGTTGGCTCAGGGATCATATGAATCCCCTCCTCACTGAATCCGCTTAATATAGCAGCTGTCTTGGTGGCATTTTGTTGTTGAAAGTCAAAGTTTGCAGGGATTGTAATTACCACGCTGTCGATTTCTTCATTTGGATAAAAGTCTTTCACTTGTGCTCTTAAGGATGAAAGAACATATGAAGAAACCTCTTCTGGTCGTATTCTGATATCATTAATTATCCACCCTTTATCCTGTCCGATAACACGTTTGGCTTCTTTTACAACAGAAGACGGAAAAACCCCACTCATTTTTTTTGCGAACTTTCCAACATACGGTATATTTTGAGGATCTACATAAAGAACAGAGGGCAACAGAATATTTTGAATTAAAGAATCCCCCCGTTCATCTGTTTGTGTCACTTCTAAAGTTGTTGTTTCTATTTCACTTCTAATCGTTCTATGAGCTACACTCACGGTTGAATTAGTAGTTCCTAAATCAATTCCTACAAATCTTGACATATTTAATTTTCCTCTCCATCTTTAAATTTCATCTCAGTGACTAACGGGGGGATTATTATTCGATTATTCAACATCCACCCATATTTCAAAAGTTTAACTTTAATTTCGTCGGAGTCAGATGAAATGGGCCCGTTTGTTTCATAATTTTTAATTAATTCAGCACGAGTTACAATAAATATCTCGTTTATTTCTTTGAAGTTACTAAATTCTTCAAGTCCAATCGTTAAATTCAAATTTGAAA carries:
- a CDS encoding Hsp70 family protein, with product MSRFVGIDLGTTNSTVSVAHRTIRSEIETTTLEVTQTDERGDSLIQNILLPSVLYVDPQNIPYVGKFAKKMSGVFPSSVVKEAKRVIGQDKGWIINDIRIRPEEVSSYVLSSLRAQVKDFYPNEEIDSVVITIPANFDFQQQNATKTAAILSGFSEEGIHMIPEPTAALIDFLNEEEKLDPTDRRIDFSSGKKNLMVFDLGGGTCDVSILQVSGQEGGKLDIQEISISQYTDLGGMDFDTEIMNELLRRVVKESGLSAKAIAQKFGRDVVIQLLSNLTDIAEKAKMKFSTSIESKLRIEGIEYFENKDQFDNISFSAALPGTLPSELVTTFKLTKKDYDTIINKLLFAEGNQTKNIETPIRSALENTILGPMQLEDIDAVFLVGGMTYYQTIQERIYDIFNRRIKPLKSSNPMTSVSRGAAVYHYRINEISLKGNKEYVSDNKDRQNVIGNTVPNNIYVDIVGGDPVAILEKGTKLPFERIIQDKFIVNGPRDIKTVNGMQLELFSAPFAKSIHVKKLKSAIIEFKKPVEINSKLVLKVSCNTEREVAVKAWLENDETEVIDVNIGSHEFTEEEIRELQERQATLNKNIRQREMRPDVTI